The Hymenobacter baengnokdamensis genome includes a region encoding these proteins:
- a CDS encoding aspartate kinase, whose amino-acid sequence MGKELTGLQVYKFGGASVKDAAAILNLCRIVRDFGPQGPLLIVVSAMGKTTNALEELYDLGYKGQDYYHKEVTTHRYHALIGQEVVQKVPMERIRPFGPVEGILKYHFSAFASAFFGRVKADYDEGYDQIVSLGERISAEFVRIALLTEFEPSEVTHLAATTMLRTNTSWREGRVDWPETERLTRQAVTKAVKSGARIIVTEGFIGGTADGRTTTLGREGSDYSAAIFAYCLNAESVTIWKDVPGLLNADPKIFPDTVLYPEISYQETIEMAFYGASVIHPKTLKPLAERHIPLRVKSFLNPEAPGTLIHDCQHPPLVPAFICKAGQCLLSFESKDFAFISEENLEVIFGALAQARLKINLMQNSAISFSVCTDYNALRVQRLLELLHAQFRVQYNTDLTLFTIKHYDQASIEQLTAGRTLLLEQRTRSTFQFLVHK is encoded by the coding sequence ATGGGAAAAGAACTAACGGGCTTGCAGGTCTACAAATTTGGCGGCGCCTCGGTGAAAGACGCGGCGGCGATTCTCAACCTCTGTCGCATCGTGCGCGACTTTGGGCCTCAGGGTCCGCTGCTGATTGTGGTATCGGCGATGGGCAAGACGACGAATGCGCTGGAGGAGCTATATGATTTGGGTTATAAAGGACAAGACTACTATCATAAAGAGGTAACTACTCATCGGTACCACGCGCTCATTGGACAAGAGGTTGTCCAAAAAGTACCAATGGAGCGGATTCGACCATTTGGTCCGGTTGAAGGAATTTTAAAGTATCATTTCAGTGCATTTGCCTCCGCATTCTTTGGCCGCGTAAAAGCTGACTATGATGAGGGTTACGACCAGATTGTGAGCCTGGGAGAACGTATTTCCGCCGAGTTTGTACGTATAGCTTTGCTAACTGAATTCGAGCCGTCAGAAGTAACTCACCTGGCAGCCACCACCATGCTCCGCACCAATACAAGCTGGCGCGAAGGCCGCGTAGATTGGCCGGAAACCGAGCGTCTTACACGGCAAGCCGTAACCAAGGCCGTAAAATCCGGAGCTAGAATCATTGTAACAGAAGGCTTTATTGGTGGCACCGCCGACGGTCGCACCACCACCCTCGGCCGCGAGGGCTCCGACTACTCGGCCGCCATCTTCGCCTATTGCCTGAATGCCGAAAGCGTCACCATCTGGAAGGACGTGCCGGGCCTGCTCAACGCCGACCCTAAAATATTTCCTGACACGGTGCTGTACCCCGAAATCAGCTACCAGGAAACCATCGAGATGGCGTTTTACGGGGCCAGTGTCATTCACCCCAAAACCCTGAAACCGCTGGCCGAGCGTCACATTCCGCTACGCGTAAAGTCGTTTCTGAACCCCGAGGCGCCGGGCACGCTCATCCACGACTGCCAGCACCCGCCGCTGGTGCCCGCGTTTATCTGCAAGGCGGGACAGTGTCTGCTGTCGTTCGAGAGCAAGGATTTCGCGTTTATCTCGGAAGAAAACCTGGAAGTGATATTCGGCGCGCTGGCCCAGGCGCGGCTCAAAATCAACCTCATGCAGAACTCAGCCATCAGCTTTTCGGTGTGCACCGACTACAATGCGCTGCGCGTGCAGCGGCTTTTGGAGCTGTTGCACGCGCAGTTTCGGGTGCAGTATAATACTGATTTGACGCTCTTTACAATTAAGCATTACGACCAGGCCAGCATTGAGCAGCTCACGGCCGGGCGCACGCTGCTGCTGGAGCAGCGCACGCGCAGCACGTTTCAGTTTTTAGTGCACAAATAA